In Crassostrea angulata isolate pt1a10 chromosome 4, ASM2561291v2, whole genome shotgun sequence, one genomic interval encodes:
- the LOC128179522 gene encoding ankyrin-1-like, whose product MLVSCRRYILNDARVKGILKDTSCACIIDLSDDQHKLNNEEKQKIFARYSSNSDISKEINEIIKTEEYFPLLCKLYFSDENKQKIGLRFFKEPFNVCEEQIRSFRKECKENYCALVLLVLCNNELCLEDIQKNDHLREKFELALKLCEMTNTAPHTIGDILKTLQGCFVKKIDDTYHFYHDFVMEVTTYVFGTDYPLQTIQYADIGLLRRRVNLKSSNDNRKEMKLENDEQTNYKFTIFLNDTYVSDLVDRLFNEIFGQRMLDVVLNPCMRNEKVATCFIQKLKDSPDKLNELLAKKNTLYQKFQNQEDNQSLKQSFGSKLAFLYLAVKVPILSAIIVFCHTNISKHCLETLQRMRNSLKNTSLFSAVCCNGSMDLFNVFPKEQIKWFLVEKWGEYYPIHIVSRFHNHEILQELIQVKNNVNLKTSWWGYTPLILAFVNTDTSEQKNKETRNQPIDITVELLLTHGANINLCDSCFVSPLHIASSKGNDHIVELLLNKGADFNSCNTNKETPLHKASEGGHKSTVQLLLDKGADINSCDTNKETPLHKASECGHENTVQFLLDKGADINSCDTNKETPLHKASEGGHKSTVQLLLDKGADINSCDTNKETPLHKASEWGRESTVQLLLDKGADINSCDTNKETPLHKASEWGHDSTVQLLLEKGEDIISCDTNKETPLHKASERGHVISVDLFFCLHKARGWDHDITVQLLLDKGADINSCNTNNETPLHKATKCGHESTVQLLLDEGAAINSCDLNKETPLHKVSILQSESTVQLLLEKGADINLCDINNETPLHKASEWGRENTVQLLLDNGANINSCDTNKETPLHKASEWGRESTVQLLLDNGADINSCDTNNETPLYKASEWGRESIVQLLLDKGADINSYDNYKETPLQKAKRTGHESTVQLLFDKGADINSCDTK is encoded by the exons atgTTAGTATCATGTAGGAGGTACATTCTGAATGATGCTAGAGTAAAAGGAATTTTGAAGGATACATCATGTGCATGTATCATTGATCTTAGTGATGACCAACATAAACTgaataatgaagaaaaacaaaaaatttttgcGAGATACTCTTCAAATAGtgatatttcaaaagaaataaatgaaataatcaaGACTGAGGAGTATTTTCCGTTATTGTGCAAGCTATATTTTAgcgatgaaaataaacaaaagattGGACTGCGATTTTTTAAAGAACCGTTTAACGTATGCGAGGAACAAATAAGAAGTTTCAGAAAGGAATGCAAAGAAAATTACTGTGCTCTAGTTCTTCTTGTGTTGTGTAATAATGAGCTTTGTCTTGAGGATATACAAAAAAACGATCATCTAAGGGAAAAATTTGAACTTGCTTTGAAACTCTGTGAAATGACAAACACAGCACCTCATACTATTGGTGACATTTTGAAGACTCTACAAGGATGTTTTGTCAAGAAGATTGACGACACCTATCATTTTTATCACGACTTCGTAATGGAAGTTACCACCTATGTGTTTGGAACAGACTATCCACTACAAACAATTCAGTATGCCGACATTGGTCTCCTTAGACGACGCGTAAACTTAAAAAGCAGTAATGACAAtagaaaagaaatgaaattagaaaatgatgaacaaacaaattataaatttacCATATTTTTAAACGATACATATGTTAGCGATCTAGTGGATagactttttaatgaaatatttggaCAACGTATGTTAGATGTTGTTCTCAATCCATGTATGAGGAATGAGAAGGTGGCTACatgttttatacaaaaattaaaagatagCCCCGATAAACTGAACGAGCtacttgcaaaaaaaaacacgCTTTACCAGAAGTTTCAAAATCAGGAAGATAATCAATcattaaaacaatcatttggtTCCAAACTTGCCTTTCTGTATCTTGCAGTTAAAGTGCCAATTCTTAGTGCTATAATAGTATTTTGTcatacaaatatatcaaaacatTGTTTAGAAACTCTACAGCGAATGCGAAATTCTCTTAAAAATACTTCTCTTTTTTCTGCGGTATGTTGCAATGGTTCAATGGATTTGTTCAATGTATTTccaaaagaacaaattaaatgGTTTTTGGTGGAAAAGTGGGGGGAATACTATCCTATTCACATTGTTTCCCGGTTtcataatcatgaaatattgcaGGAGCTGATTCAGGTGAAGAATAATGTGAATTTGAAAACCAGCTGGTGGGGATATACTCCCTTGATATTGGCATTTGTCAATACGGACACAAGCGaacaaaaaaataaggaaacaaGAAATCAGCCAATTGATATCACTGTTGAGCTTTTACTGACTCATGGAGccaacattaatttatgtgattCATGTTTTGTGAGTCCTCTCCATATAGCAAGTAGTAAAGGGAACGACCACATTGTAGAACTTTTACTAA ataaaggagcagattttaattcatgtaacacaaacaaagaaactcctctacataaagcCAGTGAAGGAGGACATAAAAGTACTGTGCAACTTTTGTTAGataaaggagcagatattaattcctgtGACACAAACAAAGAAACTCCTCTGCATAAAGCCAGTGAATGTGGACATGAAAACACTGTACaatttttattagataaaggagCAGATATCAATTCATGTGATACAAACAAAgaaactcctctacataaagcCAGTGAAGGAGGACATAAAAGTACTGTGCAACTTTTGTTAGataaaggagcagatattaattcctgtgacacaaacaaagaaactcctctacataaagcCAGTGAATGGGGACGTGAAAGCACTGTtcaacttttattagataaaggagCAGATATCAATTCATGTGACACAAACAAAGAAACTCCTCTGCATAAAGCCAGTGAATggggacatgatagcactgtgcaACTTTTATTAGAGAAAGGAGAAGATATTATTTCATGTGACACAAACAAGGAAACTCCTCTACACAAAGCAAGTGAAAGAGGACATGTTATTAGTGTAGACTTGTTTTTTTGTCTGCATAAAGCCAGGGGATGGGATCATGATatcactgtacaacttttattagataaaggagcagatattaattcatgtaACACAAACAATGAAACCCCTCTACATAAAGCAACTAAATGTGGACATGAAAGCACTGTGCAACTTTTATTAGATGAAGGAGCAGCTATCAATTCATGTGACCTAAACAAAGAAACTCCTCTCCATAAAGTAAGTATACTGCAAAGTGAAAGCACTGTTcaacttttattagaaaaaggagcagatattaatttatgtgaTATAAACAACgaaactcctctacataaagcCAGTGAATGGGGACGTGAAAACACGGTACAGCTTTTATTAGATAATGGAGCAAATATTAATTCCTGTGACACGAACAAAgaaactcctctacataaagcCAGTGAATGGGGACGTGAAAGCACGGTACAGCTTTTATTAGATAatggagcagatattaattcatgtgacaCAAACAACGAAACTCCTCTATATAAAGCCAGTGAATGGGGACGCGAAAGCATTGTACAgcttttattagataaaggagcagatattaattcatatGACAACTACAAAGAAACCCCTTTACAAAAAGCCAAAAGAACAGGACATGaaagcactgtacaacttttatttgataaaggagcagatattaattcatgtgacaCAAAGTaa